In Leptotrichia sp. OH3620_COT-345, the following proteins share a genomic window:
- a CDS encoding GNAT family N-acetyltransferase, producing MNWICKQFNELTSNELFLIFKERVTVFVVEQNCPYQEIDDNDLIATHIYKINDGKIVAYCRIIPMKDGIHLGRVLVRESSRKSGIGRELVSEALKIIKKKWGNKPVYAQAQAYLEKFYSSFGFKAVSDVYLEDNIPHLDMILS from the coding sequence ATGAACTGGATTTGCAAACAATTTAACGAATTGACTTCAAACGAACTTTTTCTTATTTTTAAAGAAAGAGTTACAGTGTTTGTTGTAGAACAGAATTGTCCTTATCAGGAAATAGATGACAATGATTTAATTGCTACACACATATATAAAATAAATGATGGAAAGATTGTTGCATACTGTCGTATAATTCCCATGAAAGACGGAATTCACTTGGGAAGGGTTCTTGTAAGAGAGAGTTCAAGAAAATCAGGAATAGGACGTGAACTTGTTTCTGAAGCGTTAAAAATTATAAAGAAAAAATGGGGAAATAAACCTGTGTATGCTCAAGCTCAAGCATATCTTGAAAAATTTTATAGCTCTTTCGGATTTAAGGCTGTTTCTGATGTGTATCTTGAAGACAATATTCCTCATTTAGATATGATTTTATCATAA
- a CDS encoding aminotransferase yields MKIANFGVEEWLNVWENEAVYDIAGSSIASFTLEEIIAIGNKTKEEFFQELIIKKMNYGWIEGSPEFKKQVSMLYKNVSSEQILQTNGATGANFMALYALVEPDDHIISLYPTYQQLYDIPRSLGAEVDLWRIKEENEWLPDLNELNSLIRSNTKMICINNANNPTGAIMNREFLEELVKIAEKYEIYILSDEVYKPLENGLEIPAIVDLYNKGISINSLSKTYSVPGIRVGWTAANLEITDLFRKYRDYTMICAGVFDDYLATYVLKNKNAVLKRNQKIVSENLQILKEWIKKEPRVSVIFPRNVSTSFIKLDIPMETEKFCINLLKEKGVLLVPGNRFDMPGYARLGYCTYTETLKKGLEKLSEYLREFDK; encoded by the coding sequence ATGAAAATAGCTAATTTTGGAGTGGAAGAGTGGCTGAATGTGTGGGAAAATGAAGCAGTTTATGATATTGCGGGAAGCTCTATTGCTTCATTTACTTTGGAAGAAATTATAGCAATAGGAAATAAGACAAAAGAAGAATTTTTTCAAGAACTAATAATAAAGAAAATGAATTACGGATGGATTGAAGGATCGCCTGAATTTAAAAAACAGGTAAGTATGCTTTATAAAAATGTTTCTTCTGAACAGATTTTACAGACTAATGGAGCTACAGGGGCGAATTTTATGGCTTTATATGCTTTAGTCGAACCTGATGACCATATAATTTCATTATACCCTACTTATCAACAGCTATATGATATACCGCGTTCTTTAGGAGCAGAAGTTGATTTATGGAGAATCAAAGAAGAAAATGAATGGTTGCCTGACTTAAACGAATTAAACAGCTTAATTCGTTCGAATACTAAGATGATATGTATTAACAACGCAAACAATCCTACGGGTGCTATAATGAACCGTGAATTTCTGGAAGAATTGGTAAAAATAGCTGAAAAATATGAAATATACATTCTTTCTGATGAAGTTTATAAACCTCTTGAAAATGGACTTGAAATTCCTGCTATTGTAGATTTATATAATAAAGGAATTTCAATTAACAGTCTATCAAAAACTTATTCGGTTCCGGGGATAAGAGTAGGTTGGACTGCAGCAAATCTTGAAATAACTGACCTTTTTCGTAAATATCGTGATTATACAATGATTTGTGCAGGGGTATTTGATGATTATCTGGCAACATATGTATTGAAAAATAAAAATGCCGTTTTGAAACGTAATCAGAAAATAGTATCTGAAAATCTGCAAATTTTAAAGGAATGGATAAAAAAAGAACCGAGAGTATCGGTAATTTTTCCGAGAAATGTATCTACTTCCTTTATTAAACTGGATATTCCGATGGAAACAGAGAAATTTTGTATCAATTTGTTAAAAGAAAAAGGGGTTCTTTTAGTTCCGGGAAATCGTTTTGATATGCCGGGTTATGCACGTCTGGGATATTGTACCTATACAGAAACATTAAAAAAAGGATTGGAAAAACTTTCAGAATATTTGAGAGAATTTGATAAATAA
- a CDS encoding M48 family metallopeptidase: protein MKRILKVIMILTGTLLFTGCATAPLTGRSQLKLVSDESIVSQYSGEYTKFIKELQVKNLLANNTVDGKRLSGIGNRVSVAVEKFMNENGMGNKVKNLNWEFNLIKSNEINAFALPGGKIVFYTGIMPILKTDAAIAFVMGHEIGHVIGGHHAESQSGKTAASVVMLGKALADALTGGATSIIDNDLMEQGLSIGLLKFSRTQEYEADKYGMIFMAMAGYNPQEAIKAQERLMEMEKSVNVEILSTHPSTQNRIEALRKFLPEAMKYYKK, encoded by the coding sequence ATGAAAAGAATTTTAAAAGTTATAATGATTTTAACAGGAACTTTACTATTTACAGGTTGTGCTACTGCACCGTTAACAGGAAGATCACAACTGAAATTGGTAAGTGATGAAAGTATTGTATCGCAGTATTCAGGAGAATATACTAAATTTATAAAAGAATTACAAGTAAAAAATCTGCTTGCAAATAATACGGTTGATGGGAAAAGACTGTCGGGAATAGGGAACAGAGTATCTGTAGCTGTAGAAAAATTCATGAATGAAAACGGTATGGGAAATAAAGTAAAAAATTTGAATTGGGAATTTAATCTTATAAAAAGCAACGAAATAAATGCTTTTGCGCTTCCTGGAGGAAAGATAGTCTTTTATACGGGGATAATGCCTATATTGAAAACAGATGCAGCAATAGCATTTGTAATGGGACATGAAATAGGACATGTAATAGGCGGACATCATGCTGAAAGTCAGAGTGGGAAAACGGCAGCATCAGTGGTAATGCTTGGAAAAGCACTTGCAGATGCTCTCACAGGAGGAGCTACTTCAATTATAGATAATGACCTTATGGAACAAGGGTTGTCTATAGGTCTTCTTAAATTCAGTAGAACTCAGGAATACGAAGCTGACAAATACGGAATGATATTTATGGCGATGGCGGGGTATAATCCTCAAGAAGCAATTAAGGCACAAGAAAGATTGATGGAAATGGAAAAAAGTGTGAATGTCGAAATACTTTCCACACATCCTTCTACTCAGAATAGAATAGAGGCATTGAGAAAGTTTTTACCTGAAGCAATGAAATACTATAAAAAATAA
- the dusA gene encoding tRNA dihydrouridine(20/20a) synthase DusA, giving the protein MKKDIKDIISVAPMVDKTDRHFRNFVRMINKDVLLYTEMITAQAIINGDLDYILDFDEVEHPIVLQLAATNKEEAYKAVKIAEKYNYDEINLNVGCPSDKVSGNMMGAYLMAFPEGVAEIVSEMKKATDKPVSIKHRIGIDGKNVLPSSFERTLFDKYEDMLNFINITEKAGVKKYIVHGRIAILAGLDPKQNREIPPLRYEEVYKLKKEKPYLHIEINGGIKTVEQIDEHLKYLDSVMLGREIYDNPMILEKFGKYYGKTINITREEIIEKMILYVENIEKKGIRPHRFLMHTHGLFHSINGSKYWKREINTPKADSETLKRLLKEIGRKKKNENYQ; this is encoded by the coding sequence ATGAAAAAAGATATAAAAGATATAATTAGTGTTGCCCCTATGGTTGACAAAACAGACAGACATTTTAGAAATTTTGTAAGAATGATAAATAAAGATGTTCTGCTATATACAGAAATGATAACCGCACAGGCAATTATAAACGGTGATCTTGATTATATTCTGGACTTTGATGAAGTAGAACATCCTATCGTATTACAGCTTGCAGCTACTAATAAAGAAGAAGCTTATAAAGCCGTAAAAATTGCTGAAAAATATAATTATGACGAAATAAATCTTAACGTAGGATGTCCTTCGGACAAAGTATCGGGAAATATGATGGGAGCTTATTTAATGGCTTTTCCTGAAGGTGTGGCTGAAATAGTTTCAGAAATGAAGAAAGCTACTGATAAGCCTGTTTCTATAAAACATAGAATCGGAATAGACGGAAAAAATGTACTACCCTCTTCCTTTGAAAGAACATTATTTGATAAATATGAAGATATGCTTAATTTTATTAATATTACAGAAAAAGCGGGAGTAAAAAAATATATTGTTCATGGCAGAATAGCGATTTTAGCAGGACTTGATCCGAAACAGAATAGAGAAATTCCCCCTTTAAGATATGAAGAGGTGTATAAATTGAAAAAAGAGAAGCCTTATTTACATATTGAAATAAATGGAGGGATAAAAACTGTTGAGCAGATAGATGAGCATTTGAAATATTTAGATTCAGTTATGCTGGGACGGGAAATATACGACAATCCTATGATTTTGGAAAAATTCGGTAAATATTACGGAAAAACTATAAATATTACAAGAGAAGAAATAATTGAAAAAATGATACTGTATGTGGAAAATATAGAAAAAAAAGGAATAAGACCTCATCGTTTTTTAATGCATACACATGGACTTTTTCATAGTATAAATGGAAGTAAATATTGGAAGAGGGAAATAAATACTCCAAAAGCCGATTCAGAAACTTTGAAAAGATTACTGAAAGAAATCGGAAGGAAAAAGAAAAATGAAAATTATCAGTAA
- a CDS encoding SIMPL domain-containing protein (The SIMPL domain is named for its presence in mouse protein SIMPL (signalling molecule that associates with mouse pelle-like kinase). Bacterial member BP26, from Brucella, was shown to assemble into a channel-like structure, while YggE from E. coli has been associated with resistance to oxidative stress.) encodes MKKVQFIIISTILAFGLIVSGALISNALDKINKSENRITVKGVAERRIKADRAIVNVILSAKNKDIEEAKKAISEKETAVIELLDLIKVEKENYNVQNLKIKPTYIGESNKISDYQILQTISINMKEIDKIDEIYEKLFELTLKFNNLEVIKPKFYITGIEKYKKDLLIDASKNAEMRAFEMLKVNNGRIAELKKLTQGQFEILEDKEDVKRSDEPVENQMYKKLRSVVTATYSIDTNK; translated from the coding sequence ATGAAAAAAGTACAGTTTATAATAATTTCGACAATACTGGCATTTGGACTGATAGTGTCAGGAGCATTAATATCAAACGCATTGGACAAAATAAATAAAAGTGAAAACAGAATAACTGTAAAGGGTGTTGCTGAAAGAAGAATAAAAGCCGACAGGGCAATTGTAAATGTAATATTAAGTGCTAAAAATAAAGACATTGAAGAAGCAAAAAAAGCTATTTCAGAAAAAGAAACGGCAGTAATAGAGCTCTTAGATTTGATAAAAGTCGAAAAAGAAAATTATAATGTCCAAAATTTGAAAATAAAACCTACATATATTGGAGAAAGTAATAAAATATCCGATTATCAAATATTACAAACAATCTCGATAAATATGAAAGAAATAGATAAAATTGATGAAATTTATGAAAAATTATTTGAATTAACTTTGAAATTTAACAATTTGGAAGTAATTAAACCGAAATTCTATATAACGGGAATTGAAAAATATAAAAAAGATTTACTTATAGATGCTTCTAAAAATGCTGAAATGAGAGCATTTGAAATGTTGAAAGTAAATAACGGAAGGATAGCAGAGCTAAAAAAATTAACACAGGGACAGTTTGAAATTCTTGAAGATAAAGAAGATGTAAAACGATCGGACGAGCCTGTGGAAAATCAGATGTATAAGAAATTAAGATCAGTCGTAACAGCAACATACTCGATTGATACAAATAAATAA
- the efp gene encoding elongation factor P, which translates to MKAAMDLRQGSTYRKDGVPYLILRADRHQSTSGKKARAAEMKFKIKDLISGKVQEITVLSTEMMDDIILDRNQMQFLYESEEEYFFMDQESFEQIALTKEDLGDAVNFLIEEMVIQVLMYEGTPVGVELPNTVIREVTYTEPGLKGDTIGRATKPATISTGYTLQVPLFVVIGDKIKIDTRTGEYMERANG; encoded by the coding sequence ATGAAAGCGGCAATGGATTTAAGACAGGGAAGCACATACAGAAAGGATGGAGTTCCCTATTTAATATTGAGAGCTGACAGACATCAGTCCACATCGGGTAAAAAGGCAAGAGCGGCTGAGATGAAATTTAAAATAAAAGATCTGATTTCAGGAAAGGTACAGGAAATAACAGTTTTATCCACTGAAATGATGGATGATATTATATTGGACAGAAATCAGATGCAATTTTTATATGAATCGGAAGAAGAATATTTCTTTATGGATCAGGAATCTTTTGAACAAATAGCCTTAACAAAAGAAGACTTAGGAGATGCAGTAAATTTTCTTATTGAAGAAATGGTAATACAGGTATTAATGTATGAAGGAACTCCGGTAGGAGTGGAACTTCCAAATACTGTAATAAGGGAAGTTACTTATACAGAGCCGGGATTAAAAGGAGATACTATAGGAAGAGCAACCAAGCCTGCTACCATTTCTACGGGATATACTCTACAAGTACCTTTGTTTGTTGTTATAGGAGATAAAATTAAAATTGATACTAGAACAGGTGAATATATGGAAAGAGCAAATGGATAA
- the htpX gene encoding zinc metalloprotease HtpX, producing MFENSLKTGLLMTGLVALFIAIGGLFGQEGALMGLILAGGMSFFSYWFSDKMVLSAYKGREVTENNDPRLYRMVRNLAQNAGLPMPKVYIIPEQQPNAFATGRNPQHAAVACTEGLLQIMNDQELAGVIAHELGHIKHRDILISTIAATFAGAISNIARFLPYSVGRSRRRNDNGGTAALAMLLSILAPIGALIIQMSISRKREFMADRAGAEFSGNPLYLRNALEKLETYSRGIHMRNQNPAYSHMFIVNPLAGLGGLANLFRTHPSTEERIRELEKLAKNKGY from the coding sequence ATGTTTGAAAACAGTTTAAAAACAGGACTTCTTATGACAGGACTTGTAGCTCTATTCATTGCCATAGGAGGATTGTTCGGACAGGAAGGGGCGTTAATGGGACTTATACTTGCCGGAGGAATGAGTTTTTTCAGTTACTGGTTCAGTGATAAAATGGTTTTAAGTGCTTATAAAGGACGTGAAGTTACTGAAAATAATGATCCGAGATTATACAGAATGGTACGTAACTTAGCACAAAATGCAGGACTTCCCATGCCAAAGGTGTATATAATACCCGAGCAACAACCGAATGCCTTTGCTACAGGAAGAAATCCTCAACATGCAGCAGTCGCATGTACTGAAGGGCTTCTCCAAATAATGAATGATCAGGAGTTGGCAGGAGTAATAGCTCATGAGCTCGGACATATAAAGCATAGAGATATATTGATAAGTACTATTGCCGCTACTTTTGCAGGAGCAATTTCAAATATAGCAAGATTTTTACCATACAGTGTAGGGAGAAGCCGTCGACGTAATGACAATGGAGGTACTGCCGCATTGGCAATGCTCCTTTCTATTTTAGCACCTATAGGAGCATTAATCATTCAAATGTCGATTTCACGTAAAAGAGAATTTATGGCTGACAGAGCAGGTGCCGAATTTTCAGGAAATCCTTTATATCTAAGAAATGCCCTTGAAAAACTTGAAACATACAGCAGAGGAATTCATATGCGCAATCAAAATCCGGCTTATTCTCATATGTTTATTGTGAATCCTCTGGCAGGACTGGGAGGACTTGCAAATCTTTTCCGAACTCACCCTTCAACTGAAGAAAGAATAAGAGAATTGGAAAAACTTGCAAAAAATAAAGGATATTAA
- the argS gene encoding arginine--tRNA ligase — protein MKPVIIKVQEELKENIEQIFGKAFKNISVEVRYTSKKEIADFQTNFALVNSKKIGKNPEKIAEEIIKKFRNYDIIDKFEIAGPGFLNIFIKNSVVINEIKKIGSEKYNFPIDTSKNTIIDYSSPNIAKRMHIGHLRSTIIGDSLKRILKYVGFKVSGDNHLGDWGSRFGKLIVGYNKWVDKEEYEKNPIGELERIYLKFSEEAQLNPELEVSAKEEWIKLQSGDKKNVDLWKSFVEYSLKEFEKIYKKLNIEFDTYYGESFYIKMIPEILEILRKKKIAVNDEGVLTVFFNEKEKLSPCIVRKKDGNSHLYSSTDLATFKYRKDILDIDSAIYVMDERPKEHFRQVFKISEMIGKPYDYEKIHVWFGIMRFEDDVFSSVNEGRLINILDEAIEKAKKIINIKNPELSEEEKSEIAEIIGIGAIKYFDLSQNRMTPISFSWDKVLNFEENTSPYLQYTYARIMSIFRKLRKNYGNYIKNDNLIFEEFNKNERELALALLKFPYAVLKSYESYKPNIIADYLFETAKIFNTFYAADSITKEENKSRFNTKLLLAEKTAYIIKEGLGLLGIDVVERM, from the coding sequence ATGAAACCGGTAATTATTAAAGTTCAAGAAGAACTGAAAGAAAACATTGAACAAATATTTGGAAAAGCGTTCAAAAATATCAGTGTAGAAGTTCGATATACTTCTAAAAAGGAAATTGCCGATTTTCAGACAAATTTTGCTCTTGTAAATTCAAAAAAAATAGGTAAAAATCCGGAAAAAATTGCAGAAGAAATCATAAAAAAATTTAGAAATTATGATATTATAGATAAATTTGAAATTGCCGGTCCAGGATTTTTAAATATATTTATAAAAAATTCTGTAGTTATTAATGAAATAAAAAAAATAGGTTCTGAAAAATATAATTTTCCAATTGATACATCAAAAAATACAATTATAGATTATTCTTCTCCGAATATAGCAAAAAGAATGCACATAGGACATTTACGAAGTACAATAATCGGGGATTCTTTAAAGCGTATATTAAAATATGTAGGTTTTAAAGTATCAGGAGATAATCATTTAGGGGATTGGGGAAGTCGTTTTGGGAAACTTATAGTCGGTTATAATAAGTGGGTGGATAAGGAAGAATATGAAAAAAATCCCATAGGAGAACTTGAAAGAATATATTTGAAGTTTTCTGAAGAAGCACAGTTAAATCCTGAGTTGGAAGTATCCGCAAAAGAAGAATGGATAAAATTACAATCAGGTGACAAAAAAAATGTTGACTTATGGAAAAGCTTTGTCGAGTATTCATTAAAAGAATTTGAGAAAATTTATAAAAAATTAAATATAGAATTTGATACGTATTACGGAGAATCATTTTATATTAAAATGATTCCTGAAATATTGGAAATACTTAGGAAAAAGAAGATAGCCGTAAATGATGAAGGAGTGCTTACGGTATTTTTTAATGAAAAAGAAAAATTAAGTCCCTGTATAGTACGGAAAAAAGATGGAAACAGTCATTTATATTCATCCACGGATTTGGCCACATTCAAATATAGGAAAGATATACTTGACATTGACAGTGCTATTTATGTAATGGATGAAAGACCGAAAGAGCATTTTAGGCAAGTATTCAAAATATCTGAAATGATAGGAAAACCGTATGATTACGAAAAAATCCATGTCTGGTTCGGGATTATGAGATTTGAAGATGATGTTTTCTCATCCGTAAATGAAGGACGACTCATTAATATATTAGATGAAGCTATAGAAAAGGCAAAGAAAATTATTAATATAAAAAATCCTGAACTATCTGAAGAAGAAAAAAGTGAAATAGCAGAAATAATCGGAATTGGAGCTATAAAATATTTTGATTTGAGTCAAAATAGAATGACACCTATTTCATTTTCATGGGATAAAGTTCTGAATTTTGAAGAAAATACATCTCCTTATTTGCAATATACATATGCAAGGATAATGTCCATATTCAGAAAATTAAGGAAAAATTATGGAAATTATATTAAGAATGATAATTTGATATTTGAAGAATTTAATAAAAATGAAAGAGAGTTAGCTTTAGCTTTATTAAAATTTCCTTATGCAGTTTTAAAATCATATGAAAGTTACAAACCTAACATTATTGCAGATTATCTTTTTGAAACGGCTAAAATATTTAATACATTTTATGCTGCTGATTCAATAACTAAAGAAGAAAATAAAAGTAGGTTTAATACAAAACTGTTACTTGCTGAAAAAACAGCTTATATAATAAAAGAAGGATTAGGACTATTAGGAATAGATGTAGTTGAAAGAATGTAA
- the thrC gene encoding threonine synthase, whose translation MNYKSTRGNKLKSSTFAALHGLAEDGGLYIPEKLPDIKLSYDEIKNMSYQDLACKIIGLFFTKFSQEEIKNAVNNAYNNTTFTNKNIVPLHKLNEKVSFAELFHGRTLAFKDLALSIFPYLLLLSKKKQNENKKILILAATSGDTGKAALEGFKNIDGINIIVFYPKNGVSPMQEEQMRKQLGKNVEIVAINGNFDDAQSAIKNIFSSDEFKKYAENHGIMFSSANSINIGRLFPQVIYYVSSYINLVRNGTLKNGEKFNVVVPTGNFGNILAGYISKKLGIPIKNFVSASNKNKVLADFFKTGTYNKNRKFFTTNSPSMDILLSSNFERYLYYSTGENSERVKELINSLFSIGKLSVSNEEIENIRKEFYGEFADDEDTIKSIKSVYEKYKYLMDPHTAVAYSVYEKENNGLDKNFHTVIMSTAHPFKFPLPIAKALGIDENKDPYEILDEISSLTGIEFPEKLEEIRNSEIRFSKIIDKTEIQNFVKNYINNLK comes from the coding sequence ATGAATTATAAAAGTACAAGGGGCAATAAATTAAAATCTTCGACATTTGCCGCCTTGCATGGGCTTGCAGAAGACGGAGGATTATATATTCCTGAAAAACTTCCTGATATAAAATTATCTTATGATGAGATTAAAAATATGTCTTATCAGGACTTGGCATGTAAAATTATCGGATTATTTTTTACAAAATTTTCTCAGGAAGAAATTAAAAATGCAGTTAATAATGCTTACAACAATACTACATTTACAAATAAAAATATTGTCCCTTTACATAAATTAAATGAAAAAGTGAGCTTTGCCGAACTATTCCACGGAAGAACATTGGCATTCAAAGACTTGGCACTTTCTATTTTTCCGTATCTGCTTCTTTTAAGTAAGAAAAAGCAAAATGAAAATAAAAAAATATTAATATTGGCTGCTACTTCGGGAGATACGGGAAAAGCGGCTTTGGAAGGCTTCAAAAATATTGATGGAATAAATATTATTGTTTTTTATCCTAAAAACGGTGTCAGTCCTATGCAGGAAGAACAGATGAGAAAACAATTAGGAAAAAATGTCGAAATTGTCGCTATAAACGGAAACTTTGACGATGCTCAAAGTGCTATTAAAAATATATTCTCATCAGATGAATTTAAAAAATATGCAGAAAATCATGGAATAATGTTTTCCAGTGCCAACTCCATAAATATAGGAAGACTGTTTCCTCAAGTGATTTACTATGTTTCTTCATATATAAATTTAGTCAGAAACGGAACATTAAAAAACGGAGAAAAGTTCAATGTTGTAGTTCCTACAGGAAATTTCGGTAATATACTTGCAGGGTATATTTCAAAAAAATTAGGAATACCTATAAAAAATTTTGTTTCCGCTTCAAATAAAAATAAAGTCCTTGCAGACTTTTTCAAAACGGGAACTTATAATAAAAACAGAAAATTCTTTACTACAAATTCTCCATCAATGGATATTCTTCTTTCTTCAAATTTTGAACGATATTTATATTACAGCACAGGAGAAAATTCTGAAAGAGTGAAAGAACTTATAAATTCTCTTTTTTCTATAGGAAAGTTATCAGTTTCTAACGAAGAAATTGAAAATATAAGAAAAGAATTTTACGGAGAATTTGCTGATGATGAAGATACCATAAAATCAATAAAAAGTGTATATGAAAAATACAAATATTTAATGGATCCGCACACTGCCGTTGCTTATTCAGTTTATGAAAAAGAAAATAACGGACTTGATAAAAACTTTCATACCGTTATTATGTCTACTGCTCATCCTTTCAAATTCCCTTTACCTATTGCAAAAGCATTAGGAATAGATGAGAATAAAGATCCTTATGAAATTCTTGATGAAATCTCATCTCTTACAGGTATTGAATTTCCTGAAAAACTTGAAGAAATTAGAAATTCAGAAATAAGATTTTCAAAAATAATTGACAAAACCGAAATTCAGAACTTTGTAAAAAATTATATAAATAATTTAAAATAA
- a CDS encoding FAD-dependent oxidoreductase, with the protein MKVVVIGCTHAGTAAVLNLKRLNPDIDVTVFERNDNISFLSCGIALYVGGVVKDPQGLFYCSPEKLKELNVDTRMKHDVKSVDIKGKKVHVVNLETGIEFDETFDKLIITSGSWPIIPPIEGIDLNNILLSKNFNHSNEIIERGKNAKKIVVVGAGYIGVELVEAFRDNGKEVVLVDAEERILSKYFDKDYTDIAEESFKNHGIVIATGEKVVKFEGKDGNVTKVITDKNEHEADMVIMCVGFMPNTGIFKGQLEMLPNGAIKVDEYMRTSDKDVMAAGDCCSVFFNPLGSPMYIPLATNAVRMGTLAGLNLIENKIKHPGTQGTSGIKIYENNMASTGITQETAEKEGIDADYVYAVDNYRPEFMPTYEKVTLKVVFEKNTRKILGAQLTSKADLTQSINTLSVCIQNNMTVDELAFIDFFFQPHYNKPWNFINLAGLNALK; encoded by the coding sequence ATGAAAGTAGTCGTAATAGGATGTACACATGCCGGGACAGCAGCGGTATTGAATTTAAAGAGATTAAACCCTGATATAGATGTAACTGTATTTGAAAGAAATGATAATATTTCTTTTCTGTCATGTGGAATTGCACTGTATGTGGGCGGAGTAGTAAAGGACCCTCAGGGATTGTTTTACTGTTCGCCTGAAAAACTGAAAGAACTGAACGTTGATACAAGAATGAAACATGATGTAAAAAGCGTTGATATAAAAGGTAAAAAAGTGCACGTAGTAAATCTGGAAACAGGAATTGAATTTGATGAAACTTTTGATAAACTTATTATTACATCAGGTTCATGGCCTATTATTCCTCCGATTGAAGGAATAGACTTAAATAATATCCTGCTTTCAAAAAATTTCAATCATTCAAATGAAATAATTGAAAGAGGGAAAAATGCAAAAAAAATAGTTGTAGTAGGTGCAGGATATATCGGTGTGGAACTTGTGGAAGCATTTAGAGATAACGGAAAAGAAGTTGTTTTAGTCGATGCGGAAGAAAGAATATTAAGTAAATATTTTGATAAGGATTATACTGATATTGCCGAAGAATCATTTAAAAATCACGGGATAGTCATTGCAACAGGAGAAAAAGTCGTAAAATTTGAAGGAAAAGACGGAAATGTAACTAAAGTTATTACTGATAAAAATGAGCATGAAGCTGATATGGTAATAATGTGTGTAGGATTTATGCCTAATACGGGAATATTTAAAGGTCAGCTGGAAATGTTACCGAACGGGGCGATAAAAGTTGATGAATATATGAGAACAAGTGATAAGGATGTAATGGCGGCAGGAGATTGCTGTTCAGTATTCTTTAATCCGTTAGGTTCCCCTATGTACATTCCTCTTGCTACAAATGCAGTAAGAATGGGAACTCTGGCAGGACTTAATTTAATAGAAAATAAAATAAAACACCCGGGAACACAGGGAACATCAGGTATTAAAATATATGAAAATAATATGGCGTCAACGGGGATAACTCAGGAAACAGCTGAAAAAGAAGGAATAGATGCTGATTATGTTTATGCTGTAGATAATTACAGACCTGAATTTATGCCTACATATGAAAAAGTCACATTAAAAGTGGTATTTGAAAAAAATACAAGAAAAATTTTAGGAGCCCAATTAACTTCAAAGGCTGATTTGACTCAATCAATAAATACTCTGTCAGTATGTATACAAAATAATATGACTGTTGATGAACTGGCATTTATTGATTTCTTCTTCCAGCCACATTATAATAAACCTTGGAACTTTATAAATCTTGCAGGATTGAATGCATTGAAATAA
- a CDS encoding OsmC family protein codes for MSKVITVSYKGNFQTEIKAGKQKILTDRKGEILSPSELTAAAVTSCAMTVLSIVIENENMNFEDSYVEVEKQTDLTVYRITEIKLVFHLRKEYSEEIRKKAETAVKEMCVVGRSLSSDITQNYTFIYDVE; via the coding sequence ATGTCGAAAGTAATAACAGTAAGCTACAAAGGAAATTTTCAGACAGAAATAAAAGCAGGGAAACAGAAAATTTTAACGGACAGAAAAGGAGAGATTCTTTCTCCATCAGAGCTGACAGCAGCAGCAGTTACTTCATGTGCAATGACGGTATTATCCATAGTCATAGAAAATGAAAATATGAATTTTGAAGACAGTTATGTAGAAGTAGAGAAACAGACAGATCTGACAGTGTACCGTATAACTGAAATAAAGCTGGTATTTCATCTTAGAAAAGAATACAGTGAAGAAATTAGAAAAAAAGCCGAGACAGCGGTAAAAGAAATGTGTGTGGTAGGGAGAAGCTTGTCTTCTGATATAACTCAAAATTATACTTTTATTTATGATGTTGAATAA